In Pseudomonas grandcourensis, the DNA window GGACGTAAGCCGAATACGCGAGGAACTCCACAGAGACCGCGCCGATTTCCTGCGGGTCCCGCTGGCAGGCCTCGATGATGGTCTTACCCAATGCGCGCCATTCCTCGAGGCGCTGACTGACTGCACCCGCCATTACCTGCAGCCGGGGTTGATGGCCAGCAGCTTCGACGTGCTGAGCCAGCTCATCGACCAACGCGTGCAATTCGGCACCGCCATCGCCCATCAGCTTGCGCCGGACCAAGTCCAGCGCCTGGATACCGTTGGTACCTTCATAGAGCTGGGTGATGCGACTGTCACGCATCAACTGTTCCATACCCCAATCGCGGATGTAGCCATGCCCGCCATAGAGTTGCACGCCCAGGCTGGCGACCTCCTGGCCGACATCGGTGAAGAACCCTTTGACGATCGGGATCAGTAACGCAGCGCGGCGCATGGCTGTGCGACGGTCCTCGGGATCTGGAGCACCGTGCTCGAGATCGAGTTGCCGTGCGATGTAGGTGCCCAGCATCCGGCAGCCTTCGGTGAGGGATTTCTGCGTCAGCAGCATGCGGCGCACATCCGGATGGACAATGATGGGGTCGGCGACTTTTTCCGGCGCCACGGCACCGGCCAGCGAGCGTGACTGCAGGCGTTCACGGGCGTACGCCAGGCCGCCCTGGAAAGCGGCTTCAGCGATCCCCAATCCCTGCAACCCGACCTGGAATCGCGCATCGTTCATCATGGTGAACATGCAGGACAGGCCCTGGTTTGGCTCACCGACCAGCCAGCCCTGGGCACCGTCGAAATTCATGACGCAGGTCGATGCGCCCTTGATGCCCATCTTGTGTTCCAGCGCGCCACAGCTGAGCTCGTTGCGTCGGCCATCGCTGAGGATTTTGGGCACCAGGAACAGGCTGATGCCTTTCACGCCGGCCGGGGCATCGGGCAAGCGTGCCAGCACCAGATGAATGATGTTGTCGGTCAGGTCGTGCTCGCCGCCGCTGATGAAAATCTTGCTGCCGGTGATGAGATAGCTGCCGTCGGCGTGAGGCTGCGCGCGGGTGCGCAGCAACGCCAGGTCGGTGCCGGCCTGAGGCTCGGTAAGGCACATGGTGCCGGTCCATTCGCCACTGACCATCTTGCCCAGCCAGGTTTGCCTGAGCGCTTCGCTGCCATGGCGGTGCACCGCCAGGACCGCGCCTTCGGTCAGCCCTGAATAGATTCGAAACGACAATGACGCCGCCATCAACATCTCGTGGACACAGGCCGACGCCATTTGCGGCAACCCTTGCCCCCCGTAGGCCATCGGCCCGGTCATGCTCGCCCAACCGTTGTCGACGTATTGACGATAGGCCTGGCGAAAGCCATCCGGCGTGCTGACTTCAGTGCCGAGCAATTGGCAGCCTTGCTCGTCGCTGTTGCGGTTGAGCGGGGCTATCACCTCTGCGGTGAAGCGCCCCGCCTCTTCCAGGATGCCGTCAAGGGTGTCGCGGTCCAGGTCCAGACCCAGGTGTTGGCAGTGCCCGGCGACATCGAACATTTCATGCAATACGAAGCGCATATCGCGCAGCGGTGCCTGGTAGTTCATACGCGGCCCTCCACGACATCGGCAAAACGTTTGCCGCTGGCCATCAATCGGGGGATCAGTCGGGCGGGATGCCAATGCTCGCCGAAAAGACCTTGCAGACGTTCCAGTCGAGTTAGCAGGGAATACATGCCCTGCTCATCCGCCCAGCGCATCGGTCCTCCGCTTTCAACCGGAAAGCCATAACCGTTGAGCCAAACCTGATCGATGTCATGGCTGTTGGCCGCAATGCCTTCTTCGAGGATTTTCGCGCCCTCATTGACCAGTGCCAAAAGGCAGCGATCCAGGATTTCCAATGGGTCGATCTCGCGGCGGCGGTAGCCCAGCCCCTGAGACACCTTGAGCACCAATTCGTCCACCAGTGGGTCATGCTCGGCCTGCCGACTGCCGGGAGCATAGCGGTAGTATCCCGCACCGGTTTTCTGACCCAAGCGCCCGAGCTCGCACAAGGCGTTGTCGACTTGCACCAAGGGGGCGTCCATGCCCTCCCCGGCCAGTTGACGCGCGCGCCACTCCAGATCGATGCCGACCACGTCATACATGCGGAACGGGCCCATGGCGAAACCAAATTGCTGCAGCACCTCGTCCACCTGTTGGGGCAATGCGCCCTCCAGGAGTAATTTTCGCGCCTCGGCCACATAGCTGCGCAGCATGCGATTGCCGATGAAACCGGGGCAGTTGCCCGCCACCACCGCTACTTTGCCGGTTCGCCGGGCGAGGCTGCGAGCCACTTCGAGCACTTGGCTGTCGGTGTCCTTGCCACGAACGATCTCCAACAGCTTCATGATGTGGGCAGGGCTGAAGTAATGCAGACCCAACACCTGTCGTGGACGCCCGGTGACTGTCGCAATGGCGTCGATATCCAGCGCCGAGGTGTTGCTGGCCAGAATCGCCGTTGGCTTGAGGTGCACGTCCAGCGCGCGGAAGATTTCCTGCTTGAGCTCCAGGCTTTCGTACACCGCTTCGATCACCAGGTCCGCCTCGGCCAGCGCCGCGTAACTTTGCACCGGGCGTACTCGCTGGAGATTGGCGTCCGCCTCCAACTGAATGATGCGGTGTTTACCCACCTGCTGCGACCAGGTTTGCTCAATCATGGCCAGGCCCGCGTTTTGTGTCTGGGTATTGCTCTCCAGCCACAGCACTGGCAACCCGGCGCTCGCCAGACTGATGACGATGCCCCGGCCCATGGTACCTGCGCCGATCACGGCGACCTGCTGGATATCGAAAGGGGTGCTCACGCGCGGTACTCCTGCATTGGGAAAAATGAACAGCCGTCACCCTAAGCAGGCTTCAAGTATTTTTGAAATTTCATTTTCATATGCCATATATTCTGATCATGAATATTTCAAACTTTGATCTGAACCTGCTGCGCGTGTTCGACATGTTGCTGCGTGAGCAGAATGTCTCGCGCGCGGCGCAACGCCTGGCGTTGACCCAACCCACGGTGAGCAACGCCTTGGCGCGCTTGCGCGATACGTTGGACGACCCCCTGCTTGTGCGCGTCGGTCGGCGCATGTGTCCGACCCCTCGAGCCCTAGCGCTGGAAGGGCCTATTCGCGCTGCCTTGCAACAAATCGAGCAAACACTGTCCACCGATGACGCGTTCGACCCACAGCGCAGCCGTCGTCAATTGAAGATTGCCCTGACCGACTTCGTTGAACAATTGTGCATGCCGTCCTTGCTGGCGAGCCTGAAAACTCAAGCGCCGCACCTACGCATTGATGTTGCTCACCTGACTCCCAACCTGCCCACCGAGGCGCTGGATAGGGGCGAACTGGACATGGTGCTGGGCCGTTTCGATCACGTACCGGCACGTTTCACCCGCCAGCTCTGGCGCAGTGAAACACTGCGAGTCGCAGTCTGTCAGGACCATCCGCGACTGAATGACGGCCTGGACCTGCAGCGCTTCCTGCAATTGCGCCACGTCTGGGTCCATGGTGGCCAGACCCGAGGCATGGTCGACCAATGGCTGGCGGAGCAGAACCTCGTGCGAGAGATCGTCTACACCACGCCCAATTATCTGCAAGCCGCGCATCTGGTGGCTGCGACCGAACTCTGTGTCGTGTTGCCGACGCAACTGGCACTGCAGTTCGCCCGGCTGCTGCCCCTGAAGCTGTATGAACTGCCATTCGCGCTGCCGCCCTTTGATCTGGAGCTGGTACGCCTGACGCATCGCCAGCACGACCCGGCGCTGACCTGGCTTGAGGCGCAGGTCCTGGCGATTCAACCGGGCTGAGCCACCCAATGCGGTGGCTGGCATTCCGCTATGGTATTGGCTACGGACCGAAGTGCTCCCTGCAGTGGATCGCCCAAACAATAACAAGGACTGCCCGGCAGCCATGTAGATCAAACAGGTACGTGCCAAGCTCCTTTTCCAACAATCGAATTTTCCGGCTAAAGGAAGGGCTTTTTCAGTCCACTCTCGCCCTTAGTTCAAGCCGGGCCTCTTGGCCTGGTGCCAGCACTAGACTGTCCTCCAAACATCTCGCAGCCTCGACGCAAAGGAATTCCCTTCCTTCGACCCTACTTACATCACTGAGCGGCATGCTCCCCGGATGCCAAACTACAGTATTCATATTGCTGGCCCCATCAATACGCAAGCGACGTTGCCAAACCGGGTCGCTGAGGTGCATCACTGCGCCTTGTCGGTAAGCTCGATGATGCTCATTCACTATTCTGATGGTTCCCTTCTGGGTAAACGCGTCCTGTGTGAACAGGTCATGCACCTGAGCACCATCAAGGCCATCCAGGGTGACTTCCAGAACATCCGCTACACGCCAGTACGCATGCAAGGCATGGCTCAGAAGACAGGGCTCCGAGTCACGGTGGCTAGTGATGAGTTGCAGATGGAGTTCATCACCCAATACTGCCTTCAGTTCCACTCGCCAATCGTGCAGTTCCAGACACCAATGCAGCTGGACCCCCTGACTGTCTGCTTGTTTTTTGATTAATTGCCAGTCGGTGAGCCGGGCCCAACCATGATGGGGCAAACCACGTTCTACAGGGTGGCGACCAAACCAAGGCCAACAGACTGGTACGCCCCCCCGAATTGCCCCAACTTTAGGCCAGCGTGTGGCACACCATAGCAGCGACCGTTCTCCACGCGGACGGAAATGCAAAAGCTGCCCACCCGTTCGGCTGAACACTGCTTCGCAACGCGGATGCTGAATCAGAAGAAGCTCGCGCCCCTGGTGCTCTGTCCAGCGAAAAAGTTGATGGTTGTTTGATCGCAGTAGTCGGATCAAAGCGTTTTCCCAATCGCACTCAAGCGATGGACCTGTAGGATGAGCGAGACTCACGATAAACTTCCCGCCACATTCACAATGGATACAACCCGCTCATTAAGCACGACTTCTCCCCGTAATTTCTTGCCAAAGCAGCCGCCAAACCTGCATTACTGGATATGACGTGTTGGCGCTGATCGACAATACGCCCATACATTTAAGTAGCTCGATAACACTGCTGAATCACGTCTTTTAAACGACAACCGCACGCTTGCCATGCTTCTTTGAGACAAAAAGACGCTGATTGAACAAAACCACATAGACTTGCACATCATTGTTCTTAATCAGTAACAGCGCGCAGTTCCACGTCAGTTTCGATAGTTTCGGATGATTAAGCGCATCGCCAGACAGATCAGGATCTACCTTTTCAAGCCCCAAAATGGGCACCGTAGGCTACACGCTTGGTATCAGCGATTACCGCTGGTTCGCAGTGCACTCGGCGTGAACTGCTTGCGGTTGAAATCAAGATCAAACTGGTAGGCGTTCTTCTGTTCATTGTAGAGAGCGTTTACCGCATAACGTCCGGACTGCACGTCGTAATGGGTCTCAGCATTAAACAATGGCATCTGCTGGTCATAGAAGAAGCTGGTATGCCCCTCGGAAACGCGCCACAAATTGCCACGACTGTCATACGCATCCGCTTCAGCGGCCTGCCAGCTGTCCTCATCGATGTACAGATCGCGCCGCGAGTAGACATGTCGCTGCCCCGGCTTGAGCGTGGCGGTTACGTGCCAGACTCGGTGCAACTCGTAACGGGTGTGTTCGGGGTTCAAATGACCCGGCTTAATGATGTCGTCATAGCGCAGCTTGGGTGAGCCCAACTGATAGGCATTGTAGGGAATGTACAATTCCTTTTTACCCATCAGCTTCCAGTCGAAGCGGTCAGGGGCGCCGTTGAACATGTCGAAATCATCCGTGGTCCGCATACCTTCGGCACCTGGGCTGTCGTAGGCAACCTGAGGGGCACGCCGTACGCGACGCTGATCAGCGTAATACTGCCAGGCCATTCGCGGCTCCTCGACCTGATTGATCGTCTCATGCACCAATCCTACATTGCCGGCCAGACGCACCGGGGACAGGACCTCCTGACGAAAGAAGTAGAGAATGTTTGCCATCTCACCCGGACTGTAATCGGACAACCCTTGCGGATAGGCCAGTTGCTGCTCGATCAGGCTCGGTGTAAAGCTGCCGTCGACCTGCGGCGATGCTTGCACCACCAGACGCTGAAAGGACTGCCCACGGTAGCGGCCAATATGGTTCCAGACAACCTCCAGACCGTTCTGCGGAATAACGAAGGGCAGTCCGCTGCTGCGATAATTCTGCAAGGCATCGCCATTGTTCTCCAAGTGGGTATCGACTGCATTCAGGCGGGTGCTGTCCAGGTACTTCTGCGGCAGGCTGACCGAACGGCGGCTTGGGTAAACCGGGATGCGATAGCTGTTTGGGTAGCGCTTGAACAAAGCCAACTGCCCAGGAGTCAGCCTGTCTTTATACTGCTCGACGTTCTGCGCTGTGATGATGAGCAGTGGCTTGTCGGCGGCATAGGGATCCGGAAGAAAACCATTGGCGTCGCGCCGACTGACATCCTTGGGTAAACCGCCGGTCCAGGGCGGAATAGTGCCATCGGCATTACCGGTACGCTCGGCGCCGATGGGCGTAAGGTCCTTGTCGAGCCGGCTGATCTGATCGGCCGGCACCGCTGCCAGCGTCTGGGTGACGAGCAGGCTCAAGCCCAGGCCAATGGCCTGAGTCAGTTGGGTACAACTGATCATCAGGGGCTCCTTATCAGGTGTTTAGACGCTGGCACCACGGTTTGAGATTTGATTCACAGCATTGAGATACAGTTCGAACTTCCGAAGCCATTGCTGAATGTGCACCTGGCGCATCGGAATACTGATGAGAACAGAGTTCAAAGTACTAAACCTACACAGCAACTAAGGGACTAAACGGCACCTATTAGTTCCCTTCATTATCTCTGATGGCAAACCACATTATTGAGTACCAATTACTACTTCAAAACCGAATTCAACCATATAAAAAACAGCTGAATTCGGTAGACCCCTCACTTGCTATCGCTGCGAACGTGTGTCATCTGCATCTGGAAAATAAATCCGCCCCTCTTGCTCCGCCTTTAGCTTGGCCGGGGTATCTGCAAGTTGGTCGTTGAATCGGTCCAAGCGGTTAGGTTCAACCAGCCACTGATCGGGAAACGGTGCCGCACCCGGGCCTTCACGATGACGCCGCACCGCACCTCTTGAGTATCTCTCAGTGAACGGCACTACGTGCTTGCCATCGGCATTGGCCATTTGTTCGAACAATGCCTTGCGTAGAGCAGTCTTGGTTTCCAGATAACGTGGTTCATCGATCAGATTGTGCATCTCACGCGGATCACTTTCCAAATCGTAGAGTTCCTCGATATCCCATACACCCTGGTACTGGATGTACTTCATTTGATCGCGCTGGATCGCAAAAGTGGTTGGTGTCATCGGATAGGTCCATTCCCAGTAGTACTCGTAGACAAAGTCCGGGACTTTCCAGTCCCCAACCGGTAGCCGGCCACTAGCTACCTCCAGTACACTTTGTCCTTCAAACTGAGGAGGCGCCTCAATACCAGCGACATCCAGGAGCGTCGGGGCAA includes these proteins:
- a CDS encoding D-hexose-6-phosphate mutarotase — protein: MSLAHPTGPSLECDWENALIRLLRSNNHQLFRWTEHQGRELLLIQHPRCEAVFSRTGGQLLHFRPRGERSLLWCATRWPKVGAIRGGVPVCWPWFGRHPVERGLPHHGWARLTDWQLIKKQADSQGVQLHWCLELHDWRVELKAVLGDELHLQLITSHRDSEPCLLSHALHAYWRVADVLEVTLDGLDGAQVHDLFTQDAFTQKGTIRIVNEHHRAYRQGAVMHLSDPVWQRRLRIDGASNMNTVVWHPGSMPLSDVSRVEGREFLCVEAARCLEDSLVLAPGQEARLELRARVD
- a CDS encoding 3-hydroxyacyl-CoA dehydrogenase NAD-binding domain-containing protein gives rise to the protein MSTPFDIQQVAVIGAGTMGRGIVISLASAGLPVLWLESNTQTQNAGLAMIEQTWSQQVGKHRIIQLEADANLQRVRPVQSYAALAEADLVIEAVYESLELKQEIFRALDVHLKPTAILASNTSALDIDAIATVTGRPRQVLGLHYFSPAHIMKLLEIVRGKDTDSQVLEVARSLARRTGKVAVVAGNCPGFIGNRMLRSYVAEARKLLLEGALPQQVDEVLQQFGFAMGPFRMYDVVGIDLEWRARQLAGEGMDAPLVQVDNALCELGRLGQKTGAGYYRYAPGSRQAEHDPLVDELVLKVSQGLGYRRREIDPLEILDRCLLALVNEGAKILEEGIAANSHDIDQVWLNGYGFPVESGGPMRWADEQGMYSLLTRLERLQGLFGEHWHPARLIPRLMASGKRFADVVEGRV
- a CDS encoding DUF1329 domain-containing protein yields the protein MISCTQLTQAIGLGLSLLVTQTLAAVPADQISRLDKDLTPIGAERTGNADGTIPPWTGGLPKDVSRRDANGFLPDPYAADKPLLIITAQNVEQYKDRLTPGQLALFKRYPNSYRIPVYPSRRSVSLPQKYLDSTRLNAVDTHLENNGDALQNYRSSGLPFVIPQNGLEVVWNHIGRYRGQSFQRLVVQASPQVDGSFTPSLIEQQLAYPQGLSDYSPGEMANILYFFRQEVLSPVRLAGNVGLVHETINQVEEPRMAWQYYADQRRVRRAPQVAYDSPGAEGMRTTDDFDMFNGAPDRFDWKLMGKKELYIPYNAYQLGSPKLRYDDIIKPGHLNPEHTRYELHRVWHVTATLKPGQRHVYSRRDLYIDEDSWQAAEADAYDSRGNLWRVSEGHTSFFYDQQMPLFNAETHYDVQSGRYAVNALYNEQKNAYQFDLDFNRKQFTPSALRTSGNR
- a CDS encoding acyl-CoA dehydrogenase C-terminal domain-containing protein, with translation MNYQAPLRDMRFVLHEMFDVAGHCQHLGLDLDRDTLDGILEEAGRFTAEVIAPLNRNSDEQGCQLLGTEVSTPDGFRQAYRQYVDNGWASMTGPMAYGGQGLPQMASACVHEMLMAASLSFRIYSGLTEGAVLAVHRHGSEALRQTWLGKMVSGEWTGTMCLTEPQAGTDLALLRTRAQPHADGSYLITGSKIFISGGEHDLTDNIIHLVLARLPDAPAGVKGISLFLVPKILSDGRRNELSCGALEHKMGIKGASTCVMNFDGAQGWLVGEPNQGLSCMFTMMNDARFQVGLQGLGIAEAAFQGGLAYARERLQSRSLAGAVAPEKVADPIIVHPDVRRMLLTQKSLTEGCRMLGTYIARQLDLEHGAPDPEDRRTAMRRAALLIPIVKGFFTDVGQEVASLGVQLYGGHGYIRDWGMEQLMRDSRITQLYEGTNGIQALDLVRRKLMGDGGAELHALVDELAQHVEAAGHQPRLQVMAGAVSQRLEEWRALGKTIIEACQRDPQEIGAVSVEFLAYSAYVLLAGLWLQAAVRAGETLTNGTGESAFYQAKLQTADFYWRRVLPRASAHREALLGGANCLMAMPASDFSC
- a CDS encoding LysR family transcriptional regulator; amino-acid sequence: MPYILIMNISNFDLNLLRVFDMLLREQNVSRAAQRLALTQPTVSNALARLRDTLDDPLLVRVGRRMCPTPRALALEGPIRAALQQIEQTLSTDDAFDPQRSRRQLKIALTDFVEQLCMPSLLASLKTQAPHLRIDVAHLTPNLPTEALDRGELDMVLGRFDHVPARFTRQLWRSETLRVAVCQDHPRLNDGLDLQRFLQLRHVWVHGGQTRGMVDQWLAEQNLVREIVYTTPNYLQAAHLVAATELCVVLPTQLALQFARLLPLKLYELPFALPPFDLELVRLTHRQHDPALTWLEAQVLAIQPG